The Brachyhypopomus gauderio isolate BG-103 chromosome 2, BGAUD_0.2, whole genome shotgun sequence genome contains a region encoding:
- the scaf1 gene encoding uncharacterized protein scaf1 isoform X1 has product MGAEGQYDGDETGPLQAKPEHNSDDEEEKESEENRKTIGLRCYQGNGETTDDEPSELGASTARLSNTAFLMPQTCSQQQFSDSDLDVELTAEVRIEGSSSLALLVPGPFHFGFRKTGYTSNGQFLPLTASRLEKALTDCILTPAPFPTPTTKNRKPHMPRPSSFCPSQRVTETAKSPVPSSPSMSPSSPSSAPSSPSSSPSSSSSPGGMGTGYREDEGSGHAGDGRVSKATGDGVSSTSSSLAPPSHTAPPLSSSSASRRLSLSPHLYGDGHWEGPETEIYDPFHPTEGEGERGVADEEEEEEDEEEGDKYDPFEPTGSPASEKENEMEVAGNGDGGGRVGSIWHELRADEEGQPAAQTAGSPPDSTETLGPVHTSEDATTHSNRIRPVRERIRERGKAVRERRVDDSEHSEIEEGEIVGASDRGRERELERRREVLLPSSGSPSFLQGGGLKPERILRVLDGEGFVSVRAEGEWNREPAPTVGVGDLRRKLTIRRKERFRCRSSASMSPAPPAAPPLPPTSPPASPPLSTEKVSRKSSKSSKERDRRKRKEGKGEEKDKRKKRKEGKVDLGGKSKERDDGRRSGRAGKVKEKDRDDERSGRGRKEQEKDRRRSSRSDSRKRKSRRLSTSELSSHSQSQNASRHAHSHRSWSSPSEGQHRGRERDRDRDREKETEKEQDRDRERERYRDRRRDDREKDSRRKEGRKRDRDEGSRRSSSRERGSAKRKRESSERKEREKERERERERDRRRDGRPVVPPSIQDLNGSDLFAIKRTITVTTTPTTTTTTTVPGSPAHVQNRSQSPAQGSDKPRKHKRKRRRRSDDEERAEEDHRSRSRPTSLTPPPPPSLPHYPGYESDRVSDHQDLDMLSLDGEALDSDYPSLEDSPLLPPPPPEPTLPIPKLKSSAPKISRHHQKKKSRSSCKKVGQSESSTSSSSHRPKAKSKNVLPSLSPPLSASSGNMASLPPSASSSITKRCRKTGKEKMSKKESGRSGRSKKLGSSRKAKLQSKVSVLVREGVSSTTGNCSKLGIDLLGPAGVVGGASGPSVVGGSIAVVFRRDNESRSPFLKPCSEPLSLPGRVKELGKSGKQRSTLAPPSCTNPTGLKSKKAKPSSTTSTSSSASSPTSSSAAKRRRRPGKKPREKGLVVDGLDAKSADGSSLGSGWAGAGADIQPLVGVGPKPSSPPSALPGPTPSSSSSSSSSSSSTSVLPPSSSPPHTPPLSLPPPRDTRESSPDSQTVDSSCKTPEPSFLSEECPALSQSTQLASSKSPPSPPQSRGDCILQSGSKPLPPDDQKASPPCSTSSSTFAGASLSHPIPPPSADPSSSSSSSVSSSSVSKPPPPPPPPPAAPPLPWSLQAGVDCTAGGVLALTALLFKMEEANIAGRAKAQEFIQATSQILSQANQNQSQTHASSSSSSSSQAPPPPSHVPPSGPTPAQFILHGSLPLVGCTKTPPSHLHPGLSLGGGCAQTPPPLPAGLTVATGGVSEMSWDSESKDPDKYLKKLHTQERAVEEVKLAIKPYYQRKDINKEEYKDILRKAVHKICHSRTGEINPVKVSNLVKLYVQRYKYFRKHGRKMDEEDKEDRESTTLHSST; this is encoded by the exons ATGGGTGCAGAGGGGCAATATGATGGGGATGAAACAGGCCCTCTGCAGGCTAAG CCTGAGCATAACTCAGACGACGAGGAAGAAAAGGAATCGGAGGAAAACAGAAAGACGATTGGTCTAAGGTGTTACCAAGGAAACGGAGAGACCACAGATGATGAGCCCAGTGAGCTG GGAGCTTCCACTGCTCGTCTCTCCAATACTGCATTCCTTATGCCTCAGACGTGCTCTCAACAGCAGTTCTCCGACAG TGACTTGGATGTGGAACTCACAGCAGAGGTAAGGATAGAAGGCTCTTCTTCACTGGCTTTGTTGGTGCCGGGTCCCTTTCATTTTGGATTCAGAAAGACAG GATACACATCTAATGGACAGTTCCTTCCTTTAACAGCCTCTAGGCTAGAAAAGGCCTTAACAGACTGCATTTTGACCCCTGCCCCTTTCCCCACACCCACAACGAAAAACCGCAAACCACATATGCCCAGGCCGTCCTCATTCTGCCCCTCTCAGAGGGTGACTGAGACTGCCAAGAGCCCTGTCCCTTCGTCCCCCTCAATGTCCCCCTCATCGCCTTCTTCTGCACCCTCGTCCccgtcttcctctccctcctcttcgtCCTCTCCAGGAGGAATGGGCACGGGCTATCGTGAGGACGAGGGAAGTGGCCATGCTGGCGACGGCAGAGTCAGCAAAGCAACGGGAGATGGCGTGTCGTCCACCTCGTCTTCTCTAGCCCCGCCCTCACACACTGCCCCACCCCTATCATCCTCAAGTGCATCGCGCCGTCTCTCCTTGTCCCCACACCTGTATGGTGATGGGCACTGGGAGGGCCCAGAGACGGAGATCTACGACCCCTTCCACCCcacagaaggagagggagaacgAGGAGTtgctgatgaagaggaggaggaggaggatgaagaagaaGGAGATAAATATGATCCGTTTGAACCCACTGGCTCCCCGGCCTcggagaaagagaatgagatgGAGGTGGCTGGgaatggagatggaggaggtcgAGTTGGAAGCATCTGGCATGAGCTCAGGGCAGATGAGGAAGGCCAGCCTGCCGCTCAGACGGCTGGGTCACCGCCAGACTCTACAGAGACCCTGGGCCCCGTTCATACGTCTGAGGATGCGACAACACACTCGAACAGGATTAGACCCGTTAGAGAACGAATAAGGGAACGAGGGAAagctgtgagagagaggagagtggatGACTCTGAGCATTCTGAAATAGAAGAAGGAGAGATAGTGGGTGCaagtgacagagggagggaaagagagttggagagaagaagggaggtGCTGCTTCCGTCCTCTGGAAGCCCTTCTTTTCTGCAGGGGGGAGGTCTCAAACCTGAAAGGATCCTCCGGGTACTGGACGGTGAAGGTTTTGTGTCCGTCCGAGCCGAGGGAGAATGGAATAGGGAACCGGCTCCCACGGTGGGCGTGGGAGACCTGCGGAGGAAACTCACCATCCGGCGAAAAGAGAGATTCCGATGCCGCTCTTCTGCATCCATGTCTCCTGCTCCTCCCGCTGCCCCGCCACTACCTCCCACCTCCCCTCCTGCCTCCCCGCCCCTGTCCACAGAGAAGGTGAGTCGCAAGTCATCCAAGAGCTCCAAAGAGAGGGACCGACGCAAGAGGAAAGAGGGGAAAGGCGAGGAGAAGgacaagaggaagaagaggaaagagGGAAAAGTGGATTTGGGTGGGAAGAGCAAGGAACGGGATGATGGGAGGAGGAGTGGAAGAGCTGGGAAAGTAAAGGAGAAAGACCGAGATGATGAGAGGAGTGGGAGAGGGCGGAAAgaacaggagaaggacaggaggaGAAGTAGCAGAAGTGACAGTCGCAAGAGGAAGAGCAGACGCCTGAGCACTTCAGAACTTTCCTCCCACTCGCAATCCCAAAATGCCTCGCGGCATGCACACAGCCACAGGTCCTGGTCTAGTCCCTCAGAAGGCcagcacagagggagagaacgtGATCGAGACAGGGACCGAGAAAAAGAAACGGAAAAAGAGCAAGAtagggacagagaaagagagcgatatagggacaggaggagagatgaCCGAGAGAAAGACTCCAGGAGGAAAGAGGGAAGGAAGAGAGACCGGGACGAAGGAAGCAGGAGGTCGAGTAGCCGAGAGAGGGGGAGCGCAAAAAGGAAGAGGGAAAGCAgtgagaggaaagagagggagaaggaacgGGAgcgagaaagggagagggacagGAGAAGAGATGGCCGACCTGTCGTACCGCCCTCCATTCAGGACCTGAATGGCTCAGATCTTTTTGCCATCAAACGAACCATTACTGTtaccactacacccaccactaccaccactaccacggTCCCTGGCTCTCCAGCCCATGTCCAGAACCGCTCCCAGAGCCCCGCACAAGGCTCAGACAAACCCCGCAAGCACAAGAGGAAACGGAGGAGACGCTCTGATGACGAAGAGAGAGCGGAGGAGGATCACAGGAGCAGGTCAcgccccacctccctcactcctcctccccctccttctcttcctcacTACCCTGGCTACGAATCAGATCGCGTGTCCGACCACCAGGATCTGGACATGCTGTCTTTGGATGGAGAGGCGCTGGACTCGGATTACCCATCCTTAGAGGATTCTCCTCTGctgcctcctcctccccccgaACCCACTCTCCCTATCCCCAAACTCAAATCATCAGCCCCCAAAATCAGCCGCCACCATCAGAAGAAGAAATCCAGATCCAGCTGCAAAAAAGTGGGCCAGTCTGAGtcctccacctcttcctcttctcacagaCCCAAAGCAAAAAGCAAAAACGTCTTGCCCTCACTCTCACCGCCTCTGTCTGCTTCCTCTGGAAACATGGCTTCTCTTCCTCCCAGTGCCTCCTCATCCATCACCAAAAGATGTCGGAAGACGGGAAAGGAAAAAATGAGCAAGAAGGAGTCTGGTCGTTCCGGAAGGTCCAAGAAGCTTGGAAGCAGCAGGAAAGCCAAGCTGCAGTCTAAGGTTTCTGTTTTGGTGCGGGAGGGCGTGAGCAGCACCACAGGAAACTGCAGTAAACTGGGCATCGACCTTCTCGGACCTGCTGGGGtggtgggcggagcctcaggGCCTTCAGTCGTGGGAGGGTCTATAGCTGTGGTGTTCCGTCGGGACAACGAGAGTAGGTCTCCGTTCCTGAAGCCCTGCTCAGAACCGCTGTCCCTGCCCGGCAGAGTCAAGGAACTAGGCAAGAGTGGCAAGCAGCGCAGTACCCTTGCTCCGCCCTCTTGCACCAACCCAACGGGCCTGAAGTCAAAGAAAGCCAAGCCaagctccaccacctccacgtCATCGTCTGCATCGTCTCCCACGTCGTCCTCAGCCGCCAAGCGCCGGCGGAGGCCGGGGAAGAAGCCCAGAGAGAAGGGTCTGGTGGTGGATGGGCTGGACGCTAAAAGTGCTGATGGCAGCTCGTTAGGGTCTGGTTGGGCAGGAGCAGGTGCCGACATTCAGCCTTTGGTTGGAGTTGGTCCAAAACCGTCTAGTCCTCCCTCCGCTCTTCCTGGCCCCAccccttcatcatcatcttcatcatcgtcctcttcctcatctacTAGTGTCCTCCCGCCTTCgtcctcaccccctcacacacccccgcTATCTTTGCCGCCTCCTCGGGACACTAGAGAATCGTCTCCGGACTCTCAGACGGTAGACAGCAGCTGCAAGACACCAGAGCCCTCCTTCCTTTCAGAGGAGTGCCCTGCGTTGTCCCAGTCCACACAGCTTGCGTCATCGAAGTCGCCCCCCAGCCCTCCGCAGTCGCGAGGGGACTGCATATTGCAGTCCGgctccaagcccctccccccggACGACCAGAAGGCATCTCCACCATGCTCCACCTCATCATCTACCTTCGCAGGCGCATCCCTCTCTCATCCCATTCCTCCACCTTCTGCTGacccttcctcatcctcctcatcgTCAGTATCATCATCTTCAGTCAGCAagcccccaccacctccacccccaccccctgctGCTCCACCCCTGCCATGGAGCCTGCAGGCGGGGGTGGACTGCACAGCTGGAGGTGTATTGGCAT TGACTGCTCTCCTGTTCAAAATGGAAGAGGCTAATATTGCTGGTCGAGCCAAAGCGCAAGAGTTCATTCAGGCCACAAGTCAG ATCCTCTCTCAGGCTAACCAGAACCAGTCACAGACACAtgcttcatcctcctcctcctcttcctctcaagcccctccccctccatcacACGTCCCACCCTCGGGTCCAACTCCAGCCCAGTTTATCCTCCATGGCTCCCTTCCGTTGGTCGGCTGCACCAAAACTCCGCCTTCACATTTGCACCCTGGACTTTCCCTGGGTGGTGGATGTGCTCAGACACCGCCTCCATTGCCCGCAGGTCTGACGGTGGCAACAGGGGGTGTGAGTGAGATGAGTTGGGATAGTGAGAGTAAAGACCCTGATAAG
- the scaf1 gene encoding uncharacterized protein scaf1 isoform X2 translates to MPQTCSQQQFSDSDLDVELTAEVRIEGSSSLALLVPGPFHFGFRKTGYTSNGQFLPLTASRLEKALTDCILTPAPFPTPTTKNRKPHMPRPSSFCPSQRVTETAKSPVPSSPSMSPSSPSSAPSSPSSSPSSSSSPGGMGTGYREDEGSGHAGDGRVSKATGDGVSSTSSSLAPPSHTAPPLSSSSASRRLSLSPHLYGDGHWEGPETEIYDPFHPTEGEGERGVADEEEEEEDEEEGDKYDPFEPTGSPASEKENEMEVAGNGDGGGRVGSIWHELRADEEGQPAAQTAGSPPDSTETLGPVHTSEDATTHSNRIRPVRERIRERGKAVRERRVDDSEHSEIEEGEIVGASDRGRERELERRREVLLPSSGSPSFLQGGGLKPERILRVLDGEGFVSVRAEGEWNREPAPTVGVGDLRRKLTIRRKERFRCRSSASMSPAPPAAPPLPPTSPPASPPLSTEKVSRKSSKSSKERDRRKRKEGKGEEKDKRKKRKEGKVDLGGKSKERDDGRRSGRAGKVKEKDRDDERSGRGRKEQEKDRRRSSRSDSRKRKSRRLSTSELSSHSQSQNASRHAHSHRSWSSPSEGQHRGRERDRDRDREKETEKEQDRDRERERYRDRRRDDREKDSRRKEGRKRDRDEGSRRSSSRERGSAKRKRESSERKEREKERERERERDRRRDGRPVVPPSIQDLNGSDLFAIKRTITVTTTPTTTTTTTVPGSPAHVQNRSQSPAQGSDKPRKHKRKRRRRSDDEERAEEDHRSRSRPTSLTPPPPPSLPHYPGYESDRVSDHQDLDMLSLDGEALDSDYPSLEDSPLLPPPPPEPTLPIPKLKSSAPKISRHHQKKKSRSSCKKVGQSESSTSSSSHRPKAKSKNVLPSLSPPLSASSGNMASLPPSASSSITKRCRKTGKEKMSKKESGRSGRSKKLGSSRKAKLQSKVSVLVREGVSSTTGNCSKLGIDLLGPAGVVGGASGPSVVGGSIAVVFRRDNESRSPFLKPCSEPLSLPGRVKELGKSGKQRSTLAPPSCTNPTGLKSKKAKPSSTTSTSSSASSPTSSSAAKRRRRPGKKPREKGLVVDGLDAKSADGSSLGSGWAGAGADIQPLVGVGPKPSSPPSALPGPTPSSSSSSSSSSSSTSVLPPSSSPPHTPPLSLPPPRDTRESSPDSQTVDSSCKTPEPSFLSEECPALSQSTQLASSKSPPSPPQSRGDCILQSGSKPLPPDDQKASPPCSTSSSTFAGASLSHPIPPPSADPSSSSSSSVSSSSVSKPPPPPPPPPAAPPLPWSLQAGVDCTAGGVLALTALLFKMEEANIAGRAKAQEFIQATSQILSQANQNQSQTHASSSSSSSSQAPPPPSHVPPSGPTPAQFILHGSLPLVGCTKTPPSHLHPGLSLGGGCAQTPPPLPAGLTVATGGVSEMSWDSESKDPDKYLKKLHTQERAVEEVKLAIKPYYQRKDINKEEYKDILRKAVHKICHSRTGEINPVKVSNLVKLYVQRYKYFRKHGRKMDEEDKEDRESTTLHSST, encoded by the exons ATGCCTCAGACGTGCTCTCAACAGCAGTTCTCCGACAG TGACTTGGATGTGGAACTCACAGCAGAGGTAAGGATAGAAGGCTCTTCTTCACTGGCTTTGTTGGTGCCGGGTCCCTTTCATTTTGGATTCAGAAAGACAG GATACACATCTAATGGACAGTTCCTTCCTTTAACAGCCTCTAGGCTAGAAAAGGCCTTAACAGACTGCATTTTGACCCCTGCCCCTTTCCCCACACCCACAACGAAAAACCGCAAACCACATATGCCCAGGCCGTCCTCATTCTGCCCCTCTCAGAGGGTGACTGAGACTGCCAAGAGCCCTGTCCCTTCGTCCCCCTCAATGTCCCCCTCATCGCCTTCTTCTGCACCCTCGTCCccgtcttcctctccctcctcttcgtCCTCTCCAGGAGGAATGGGCACGGGCTATCGTGAGGACGAGGGAAGTGGCCATGCTGGCGACGGCAGAGTCAGCAAAGCAACGGGAGATGGCGTGTCGTCCACCTCGTCTTCTCTAGCCCCGCCCTCACACACTGCCCCACCCCTATCATCCTCAAGTGCATCGCGCCGTCTCTCCTTGTCCCCACACCTGTATGGTGATGGGCACTGGGAGGGCCCAGAGACGGAGATCTACGACCCCTTCCACCCcacagaaggagagggagaacgAGGAGTtgctgatgaagaggaggaggaggaggatgaagaagaaGGAGATAAATATGATCCGTTTGAACCCACTGGCTCCCCGGCCTcggagaaagagaatgagatgGAGGTGGCTGGgaatggagatggaggaggtcgAGTTGGAAGCATCTGGCATGAGCTCAGGGCAGATGAGGAAGGCCAGCCTGCCGCTCAGACGGCTGGGTCACCGCCAGACTCTACAGAGACCCTGGGCCCCGTTCATACGTCTGAGGATGCGACAACACACTCGAACAGGATTAGACCCGTTAGAGAACGAATAAGGGAACGAGGGAAagctgtgagagagaggagagtggatGACTCTGAGCATTCTGAAATAGAAGAAGGAGAGATAGTGGGTGCaagtgacagagggagggaaagagagttggagagaagaagggaggtGCTGCTTCCGTCCTCTGGAAGCCCTTCTTTTCTGCAGGGGGGAGGTCTCAAACCTGAAAGGATCCTCCGGGTACTGGACGGTGAAGGTTTTGTGTCCGTCCGAGCCGAGGGAGAATGGAATAGGGAACCGGCTCCCACGGTGGGCGTGGGAGACCTGCGGAGGAAACTCACCATCCGGCGAAAAGAGAGATTCCGATGCCGCTCTTCTGCATCCATGTCTCCTGCTCCTCCCGCTGCCCCGCCACTACCTCCCACCTCCCCTCCTGCCTCCCCGCCCCTGTCCACAGAGAAGGTGAGTCGCAAGTCATCCAAGAGCTCCAAAGAGAGGGACCGACGCAAGAGGAAAGAGGGGAAAGGCGAGGAGAAGgacaagaggaagaagaggaaagagGGAAAAGTGGATTTGGGTGGGAAGAGCAAGGAACGGGATGATGGGAGGAGGAGTGGAAGAGCTGGGAAAGTAAAGGAGAAAGACCGAGATGATGAGAGGAGTGGGAGAGGGCGGAAAgaacaggagaaggacaggaggaGAAGTAGCAGAAGTGACAGTCGCAAGAGGAAGAGCAGACGCCTGAGCACTTCAGAACTTTCCTCCCACTCGCAATCCCAAAATGCCTCGCGGCATGCACACAGCCACAGGTCCTGGTCTAGTCCCTCAGAAGGCcagcacagagggagagaacgtGATCGAGACAGGGACCGAGAAAAAGAAACGGAAAAAGAGCAAGAtagggacagagaaagagagcgatatagggacaggaggagagatgaCCGAGAGAAAGACTCCAGGAGGAAAGAGGGAAGGAAGAGAGACCGGGACGAAGGAAGCAGGAGGTCGAGTAGCCGAGAGAGGGGGAGCGCAAAAAGGAAGAGGGAAAGCAgtgagaggaaagagagggagaaggaacgGGAgcgagaaagggagagggacagGAGAAGAGATGGCCGACCTGTCGTACCGCCCTCCATTCAGGACCTGAATGGCTCAGATCTTTTTGCCATCAAACGAACCATTACTGTtaccactacacccaccactaccaccactaccacggTCCCTGGCTCTCCAGCCCATGTCCAGAACCGCTCCCAGAGCCCCGCACAAGGCTCAGACAAACCCCGCAAGCACAAGAGGAAACGGAGGAGACGCTCTGATGACGAAGAGAGAGCGGAGGAGGATCACAGGAGCAGGTCAcgccccacctccctcactcctcctccccctccttctcttcctcacTACCCTGGCTACGAATCAGATCGCGTGTCCGACCACCAGGATCTGGACATGCTGTCTTTGGATGGAGAGGCGCTGGACTCGGATTACCCATCCTTAGAGGATTCTCCTCTGctgcctcctcctccccccgaACCCACTCTCCCTATCCCCAAACTCAAATCATCAGCCCCCAAAATCAGCCGCCACCATCAGAAGAAGAAATCCAGATCCAGCTGCAAAAAAGTGGGCCAGTCTGAGtcctccacctcttcctcttctcacagaCCCAAAGCAAAAAGCAAAAACGTCTTGCCCTCACTCTCACCGCCTCTGTCTGCTTCCTCTGGAAACATGGCTTCTCTTCCTCCCAGTGCCTCCTCATCCATCACCAAAAGATGTCGGAAGACGGGAAAGGAAAAAATGAGCAAGAAGGAGTCTGGTCGTTCCGGAAGGTCCAAGAAGCTTGGAAGCAGCAGGAAAGCCAAGCTGCAGTCTAAGGTTTCTGTTTTGGTGCGGGAGGGCGTGAGCAGCACCACAGGAAACTGCAGTAAACTGGGCATCGACCTTCTCGGACCTGCTGGGGtggtgggcggagcctcaggGCCTTCAGTCGTGGGAGGGTCTATAGCTGTGGTGTTCCGTCGGGACAACGAGAGTAGGTCTCCGTTCCTGAAGCCCTGCTCAGAACCGCTGTCCCTGCCCGGCAGAGTCAAGGAACTAGGCAAGAGTGGCAAGCAGCGCAGTACCCTTGCTCCGCCCTCTTGCACCAACCCAACGGGCCTGAAGTCAAAGAAAGCCAAGCCaagctccaccacctccacgtCATCGTCTGCATCGTCTCCCACGTCGTCCTCAGCCGCCAAGCGCCGGCGGAGGCCGGGGAAGAAGCCCAGAGAGAAGGGTCTGGTGGTGGATGGGCTGGACGCTAAAAGTGCTGATGGCAGCTCGTTAGGGTCTGGTTGGGCAGGAGCAGGTGCCGACATTCAGCCTTTGGTTGGAGTTGGTCCAAAACCGTCTAGTCCTCCCTCCGCTCTTCCTGGCCCCAccccttcatcatcatcttcatcatcgtcctcttcctcatctacTAGTGTCCTCCCGCCTTCgtcctcaccccctcacacacccccgcTATCTTTGCCGCCTCCTCGGGACACTAGAGAATCGTCTCCGGACTCTCAGACGGTAGACAGCAGCTGCAAGACACCAGAGCCCTCCTTCCTTTCAGAGGAGTGCCCTGCGTTGTCCCAGTCCACACAGCTTGCGTCATCGAAGTCGCCCCCCAGCCCTCCGCAGTCGCGAGGGGACTGCATATTGCAGTCCGgctccaagcccctccccccggACGACCAGAAGGCATCTCCACCATGCTCCACCTCATCATCTACCTTCGCAGGCGCATCCCTCTCTCATCCCATTCCTCCACCTTCTGCTGacccttcctcatcctcctcatcgTCAGTATCATCATCTTCAGTCAGCAagcccccaccacctccacccccaccccctgctGCTCCACCCCTGCCATGGAGCCTGCAGGCGGGGGTGGACTGCACAGCTGGAGGTGTATTGGCAT TGACTGCTCTCCTGTTCAAAATGGAAGAGGCTAATATTGCTGGTCGAGCCAAAGCGCAAGAGTTCATTCAGGCCACAAGTCAG ATCCTCTCTCAGGCTAACCAGAACCAGTCACAGACACAtgcttcatcctcctcctcctcttcctctcaagcccctccccctccatcacACGTCCCACCCTCGGGTCCAACTCCAGCCCAGTTTATCCTCCATGGCTCCCTTCCGTTGGTCGGCTGCACCAAAACTCCGCCTTCACATTTGCACCCTGGACTTTCCCTGGGTGGTGGATGTGCTCAGACACCGCCTCCATTGCCCGCAGGTCTGACGGTGGCAACAGGGGGTGTGAGTGAGATGAGTTGGGATAGTGAGAGTAAAGACCCTGATAAG
- the LOC143506151 gene encoding chaperone Ric-8A encodes MDINVERILQSIERGDRECVQTQLDKYNSEHSQCFFFNVEAKERRKLQELEEFRQNKVRSYIPDSDSDSSDESDALILRRRLAAALIWFVQSQTQPVILKTCLSTLRILSRDRQALAPFITDSAILTLARLAGITCLCLPPTEEEEEEEEEKDSGCGSSAPDGCTHKKTDWNPSPSSDGIQCRADSNATDANSNRADANSSRADANSSQADANSSRADSLSTPEVPLAAAAVPKPSPAGRSIDTCRSKPHDMHGHLKEVVIETCYEQRQPNRAGGNHSGMLARGKRDARGEREEEGEECNDNGESWRKEAMKALCNVIYNSQRAQERASALRILTGLSEKIKNDIHSPSPPSGQFYDLRLLFLLTALRPELRQQLLQARGVSLLTAALEQCLEVHWRQAYEVVTDSTAPSISKDTTECAVEILKTLFNITYTARRRIPDEEDEAQYRHLVAMLCHCLLLSCEEEDSAEELKGHTVNLLSVLPLECLDILLSVRLSEGSRESHGINMDSVHTLLLFMERRLDRGHKLKEKLTPVLNLLTESCRAHPETRHYLKQQILPPLKEVVLRPEQGHTLRNKLVRLMTHVDTDLKHCAAELIFVLCKENVSRFVKYTGFGNAAGLLAARGLLGGHGPSPQPQYSSDSDSDTEEYRRVRDRINPVTGRVEEPQPDPMEGMSEEEREAEAISLVSMFSRLARHKIIQPMRVAADGRLAPLCGQMRNNILEEEEGEENEESCAFSHTSWAG; translated from the exons ATGGATATTAATGTGGAGAGGATCCTTCAGAGCATCGAACGTGGAGACCGGGAGTGTGTCCAAACACAGCTGGACAAGTACAACTCGGAG CATTCCCAGTGTTTCTTTTTCAATGTGGAAGCAAAGGAAAGGAGGAAG ctgcaggagctggaggag TTCCGTCAGAATAAAGTGCGGAGCTACATCCCAGACTCTGATTCCGACTCCAGCGATGAGAGTGATGCCCTTATTTTACGCAGG CGGCTGGCGGCTGCCCTGATCTGGTTCGTCCAATCACAGACCCAGCCAGTCATCCTGAAGACGTGTCTGAGCACGTTACGCATCCTGTCCCGAGACCGGCAGGCGCTGGCACCCTTCATCACTGACTCCGCCATCCTCACCCTTGCCCGCTTGGCCGGCATCACCTGCCTGTGCCTCCCTCCCacggaagaggaggaggaagaggaggaagagaaagactcTGGCTGTGGCAGCTCCGCCCCTGATGGCTGCACACACAAGAAGACAGACTGGAACCCCAGCCCAAGCAGCGATGGCATTCAGTGCAGGGCCGACTCCAACGCCACTGACGCTAACTCTAACCGAGCTGACGCTAACTCTAGCCGAGCTGACGCTAACTCTAGCCAAGCTGACGCTAACTCTAGCCGAGCTGACTCACTGAGCACGCCTGAGGTCCCCCTGGCTGCTGCAGCTGTGCCCAAGCCGTCTCCCGCAGGCCGATCCATAGACACCTGCCGTTCGAAACCACACGACATGCATGGCCACCTGAAAGAGGTTGTCATAGAGACATGCTATGAGCAGCGCCAGCCGAACAGGGCTGGCGGAAATCACAGCGGCATGCTGGCCAGGGGCAAGAGGGACGccaggggggagagggaggaggagggggaggagtgtaaCGACAATGGAGAGTCATGGAGAAAGGAGGCCATGAAGGCTCTTTGTAATGTAATCTACAACAGCCAGAGGGCGCAAGAGAGAGCCAGTGCCCTAAG AATTCTAACAGGACTATCTGAAAAGATTAAGAATGACATTCACTCTCCGTCACCCCCTAGTGGGCAATTTTATGACCTACGTTTACTGTTTCTGCTGACTGCTCTACGCCCGGAGCTCAGACAACAGCTTCTGCAG GCACGTGGTGTGTCCTTGCTTACAGCTGCACTCGAACAGTGTTTGGAAGTGCACTGGCGTCAGGCCTATGAGGTGGTGACTGACAGCACAGCACCCTCGATCAGTAAAGATACCACCGAGTGTGCTGTCGAGATCCTTAAGACCCTTTTCAACATCACATACACTGCGCGCAGACGAATTCCTGATGAG GAGGATGAGGCCCAGTATCGCCATCTAGTGGCAATGCTGTGCCACTGCCTACTGCTCTCCTGTGAAGAGGAAGATTCAGCAGAAGAACTAAAAGG ACACACGGTGAACCTGCTGTCTGTCCTCCCTCTGGAGTGTCTGGACATTCTGCTCTCTGTGCGCCTGTCTGAGGGGTCAAGGGAGTCCCATGGGATCAACATGGATAGTGTCCACACCCTGCTGCTCTTCATGGAGAGGAGACTGGATCGA gGTCACAAGCTGAAGGAGAAGCTGACTCCAGTGTTGAACCTTCTGACTGAGAGCTGCCGGGCACACCCAGAAACCCGACACTATCTCAAACAACAG ATCCTTCCGCCGCTGAAGGAGGTGGTTCTGAGGCCGGAGCAGGGACACACCCTCAGGAACAAGTTAGTCAGACTGATGACTCATGTGGACACGGACCTCAAACACTGCGCAGCTGAACTGATCTTTGTGCTGTGCAAGGAAAATG TGAGCAGGTTCGTGAAGTACACAGGTTTTGGTAATGCAGCAGGACTCCTGGCTGCACGGGGGCTGTTGGGGGGGCATGGGCCCTCCCCTCAGCCTCAGTACTCTAGTGACTCTGACTCGGACACAGAGGAGTACCGGCGTGTCCGCGACAGGATCAACCCGGTGACAGGACGGGTGGAAGAACCCCAGCCCGACCCCATGGAAGGAATgagtgaagaggagagagaggctgaggccATAAGCCTCGTCAGCATGTTCAGCAGGCtcgccag gcACAAAATCATTCAGCCTATGAGGGTAGCAGCAGATGGCAGACTTGCGCCACTTTGTGGCCAGATGAGGAACAACATCCTGGAAGAAGAAGAGGGGGAGGAAAATGAAGAG AGCTGTGCTTTTTCTCACACAAGCTGGGCCGGCTGA